In Candidatus Binatia bacterium, a single window of DNA contains:
- a CDS encoding cation:proton antiporter: GHDDPISRVLLALVVVLPSAKLGGWLAETLGQPAVMGELLAGMVIGNLGLLGVDGLEYLKTDPSLEMLAGLGVVLLLFEIGLESSLAGLMKVGLSSLLVATVGVVLPFVLGWLVSASLLPDHSYYVHAFIGATLCATSVGITARVLRDIGQVQSREAKVILGAAVIDDVLGLIILAIVTGMILAGGAGEVFTAGAIVWLVAKVLVFLVGSLAVGLFFAPRVLRQLAKARTEGMLLAVSLAFCFLLAYLAALIGLAPIVGAFAAGLILEGMPWNEFVSEGERSLEDLLHPVSAFLVPLFFVQMGIKMDVAWLARLDVLGLALALTVVAIIGKQACGLAVVERGLNRLAIGIGMVPRGEVGLIFAGIGLTLSVGGERIVDEATFAAILVMVMLTTLVSPPWLQWSFRRSRGAETGRRSKET, from the coding sequence AGGGCCACGACGACCCGATCAGCCGCGTGCTCCTGGCCCTCGTGGTGGTCCTTCCATCGGCCAAGCTCGGCGGATGGCTCGCGGAAACATTGGGACAGCCCGCCGTCATGGGCGAGCTTCTCGCCGGAATGGTAATCGGCAATCTCGGTCTTCTCGGCGTGGACGGCCTCGAGTATCTCAAGACCGATCCTTCGCTGGAAATGTTGGCGGGCCTGGGGGTGGTGCTGCTGCTTTTCGAGATCGGCCTGGAATCGAGCCTCGCCGGTCTCATGAAAGTGGGACTCTCGTCTCTCCTCGTCGCCACCGTCGGCGTCGTGCTTCCGTTCGTTCTCGGGTGGCTCGTCAGCGCGTCATTGCTGCCGGACCATTCCTACTACGTCCACGCTTTTATCGGCGCGACGCTCTGCGCGACCAGCGTCGGGATCACGGCGCGAGTGCTGCGCGACATCGGCCAGGTCCAGAGCCGCGAGGCCAAAGTCATCCTCGGCGCCGCGGTCATCGACGACGTGCTCGGCCTGATCATATTGGCGATCGTCACCGGGATGATTCTTGCCGGCGGCGCCGGCGAGGTCTTCACGGCGGGCGCGATCGTTTGGCTCGTCGCCAAGGTCCTGGTCTTTCTCGTCGGCTCTCTGGCCGTCGGACTTTTTTTCGCCCCGCGCGTGCTGCGCCAGCTTGCCAAGGCGCGAACCGAAGGCATGCTCTTGGCCGTATCGCTGGCTTTTTGTTTTCTCCTCGCGTACCTCGCCGCGCTGATCGGCCTGGCGCCGATCGTCGGCGCCTTTGCCGCCGGGCTCATCCTCGAAGGAATGCCGTGGAACGAATTCGTTTCCGAAGGAGAACGCTCCCTGGAAGACCTGCTGCATCCCGTCTCCGCGTTTCTCGTGCCGCTCTTCTTCGTGCAGATGGGCATCAAAATGGACGTCGCCTGGCTCGCTCGTCTCGACGTGCTGGGACTCGCCCTGGCTTTGACCGTAGTCGCGATCATCGGCAAGCAAGCCTGCGGCCTGGCGGTCGTGGAGCGCGGACTCAATCGGCTGGCAATCGGCATCGGCATGGTGCCGCGCGGCGAGGTCGGTCTGATCTTCGCGGGCATCGGACTCACTCTCTCGGTCGGCGGAGAACGCATCGTCGACGAGGCGACCTTCGCCGCCATTCTCGTGATGGTGATGCTCACCACGCTCGTCAGCCCGCCTTGGCTTCAGTGGAGCTTCCGCCGCTCGCGCGGCGCGGAGACTGGACGAAGATCCAAAGAGACCTAG
- a CDS encoding mechanosensitive ion channel domain-containing protein — protein sequence MTEFLGIKFPASPWVVLLLIVLATAILAYLVNVVLLWTIKRALRRIEIDERIYRLLDRYLYPLLVVGALLLIADAAPLPDQARGAVRQLLVISALLLAVVLAIKGALLILRNIEARYGLYNIRGPLEIFTKIVLIAVGGMLILDNLGISLTPILTTLGIGSLAVAIALQDTLGNFFAGLYLKADRPIEIGHFVKLQTGEEGYVERISWRSTRIKMLPNNTVVVPNNKLVQDNITNYYLPDPELAVLVQVGVAYDSDLEKVDKVTSEVAKEALQTTPGAIAGFEPFIRYHTFNQSSIDFTVILRAREFTDGILLKHEFIKKLHVRYEKEGIQFPFPTRIVYLKGEPAGGDREEPKKQE from the coding sequence ATGACCGAATTTCTCGGCATCAAATTTCCCGCCAGCCCGTGGGTGGTTTTGCTGCTCATCGTGCTCGCCACGGCGATTTTGGCCTACCTCGTCAACGTCGTCCTTCTCTGGACGATCAAAAGGGCGCTGCGACGAATCGAAATCGACGAACGCATTTATCGGTTGCTTGACCGTTATCTCTATCCGCTGCTCGTTGTTGGGGCGCTTTTGCTGATCGCTGACGCCGCTCCGCTTCCCGACCAGGCGCGAGGGGCGGTGCGCCAACTCCTAGTGATTTCTGCTCTCCTGCTCGCGGTCGTCCTCGCAATCAAAGGCGCGCTCCTCATACTCCGCAACATCGAGGCGCGCTACGGCCTCTACAACATCCGCGGTCCGCTCGAAATCTTCACCAAGATCGTCTTGATCGCCGTCGGCGGCATGCTCATTCTCGACAATCTCGGCATTTCCTTGACGCCGATTCTCACCACGCTCGGCATCGGCAGCTTGGCCGTGGCGATCGCCTTGCAGGATACGCTGGGGAATTTTTTCGCCGGACTTTACCTCAAGGCGGACCGGCCCATCGAGATCGGCCATTTCGTCAAGCTGCAAACCGGCGAGGAGGGCTACGTCGAGCGCATCAGCTGGCGCAGCACGAGAATAAAGATGCTGCCCAACAATACGGTCGTGGTGCCGAACAACAAGCTCGTGCAGGACAACATCACCAATTACTACCTTCCCGACCCGGAGCTGGCGGTCTTGGTGCAGGTAGGAGTCGCCTACGACAGCGACTTGGAAAAAGTCGATAAAGTTACCAGCGAGGTGGCCAAAGAGGCGTTGCAAACGACGCCGGGAGCGATCGCCGGCTTCGAGCCGTTTATTCGCTACCACACCTTCAATCAGTCGAGCATCGATTTCACGGTCATCCTGCGGGCGCGCGAATTCACCGACGGCATTTTGCTCAAGCACGAATTCATCAAGAAGCTCCACGTCCGGTACGAAAAAGAAGGCATCCAGTTTCCGTTTCCGACCCGCATCGTTTACCTCAAGGGTGAGCCGGCCGGCGGCGATCGCGAGGAGCCGAAAAAGCAGGAATAA
- a CDS encoding RluA family pseudouridine synthase, with protein sequence MRKHSHPGAKSLPRGLMILHEDRDILVVDKPAGLLTMGTDTDKTRTAYFIVTDYVRKGYSKSRNRIFIVHRLDRETSGILVFAKNMEAKLSLQDQWQETKKKYLAVVHGRCDRKSGTITTYLAENKAHFVYSTSDATKGKLSRTAYTVVKETKDFALLEVDLLTGRKHQIRVHLAGIGHAVVGDQKYGKADRGHARLALHARSISFRHPFSGKPVTFETKAPAYFNQLVGNWNQVDRNGLTL encoded by the coding sequence ATGCGTAAACATTCCCATCCGGGCGCCAAATCTCTGCCGAGAGGACTCATGATACTTCACGAAGACAGAGATATCCTCGTGGTGGATAAACCGGCGGGACTCTTAACGATGGGGACGGATACGGACAAAACGCGTACGGCTTACTTTATCGTTACAGATTATGTCCGCAAGGGTTACAGCAAGTCGCGGAACCGCATTTTCATCGTGCACCGGCTAGATAGGGAAACTTCAGGGATACTTGTCTTCGCAAAGAATATGGAAGCGAAACTCTCCTTGCAGGATCAATGGCAAGAAACGAAGAAGAAATACCTCGCAGTCGTTCATGGCCGATGCGATAGAAAATCGGGGACTATTACGACATATCTGGCGGAGAATAAGGCTCACTTCGTTTACTCCACGTCGGACGCCACAAAGGGAAAATTATCCCGAACGGCTTATACCGTGGTTAAAGAGACGAAGGACTTTGCGTTGCTGGAGGTCGATCTATTGACGGGAAGGAAGCACCAGATACGAGTCCATCTCGCCGGCATCGGACATGCGGTCGTGGGCGATCAGAAGTATGGAAAAGCGGATCGCGGCCACGCGCGTCTGGCGCTTCATGCCCGATCGATTTCCTTCCGACATCCCTTCAGCGGCAAGCCGGTCACTTTCGAAACGAAGGCGCCGGCATATTTCAACCAGTTAGTCGGCAATTGGAATCAAGTGGATCGCAACGGGCTCACGCTTTGA
- the tcmP gene encoding three-Cys-motif partner protein TcmP encodes MVIRASDGLRARKAGHWTEEKLTYLRKYLEALMTAMAPKRTTGVWNKLFYIDPLCGSGKCRSGTHEFDGSPLIALGIRPAFDHLYLSDRSAHNISALKKRISDADVSRVSCEVGDCNVVIDKIVRKIPERSLGIAFIDPEGF; translated from the coding sequence ATGGTTATTAGAGCCTCGGACGGCCTAAGAGCACGAAAAGCAGGCCATTGGACAGAGGAAAAACTCACCTATCTTCGCAAATACCTGGAAGCTTTAATGACGGCCATGGCGCCAAAGCGGACGACTGGCGTGTGGAACAAGTTGTTTTACATCGATCCGCTATGCGGCTCCGGAAAATGCCGTTCTGGGACTCATGAATTTGACGGATCGCCGCTTATAGCTCTAGGGATTCGTCCTGCCTTCGACCATTTGTATCTCAGCGATAGAAGCGCTCACAACATCTCCGCGCTTAAGAAGAGAATTTCCGATGCGGATGTTTCACGCGTCTCGTGTGAGGTCGGCGACTGCAACGTAGTGATCGATAAGATCGTCCGTAAAATTCCGGAGCGAAGCTTGGGAATAGCTTTTATAGATCCCGAAGGTTTTTGA
- a CDS encoding phage Gp37/Gp68 family protein: protein MADNSSIEWTDATWNPVTGCTKISPGCKNCYAERLALRLKEMGNARYANGFSLTLHTEALELPLRWTKPKMIFVNSMSDLFHESVPEDYIQKVFAVMQKAHWHKFQILTKRADRLARLAQRLSWPTHIWQGVSVESKAYVNRVALLRQVPTAVRFLSVEPLLGPIPNLPLDGIHWVIVGGESGPGHRPIRVEWVRDIRKQCVSANVPFFFKQWGGRTPKSGGRKLDGRFWNQMPRLDHTSADRDEWLLEPRTA, encoded by the coding sequence ATGGCAGACAACTCCTCCATTGAATGGACGGATGCTACCTGGAACCCGGTAACCGGCTGTACAAAAATCAGTCCCGGCTGCAAAAACTGCTACGCGGAGCGCCTCGCGCTGCGCCTCAAAGAGATGGGCAACGCTCGTTATGCGAACGGGTTTAGTCTGACTCTTCATACCGAGGCCTTGGAACTTCCCCTCCGATGGACAAAGCCAAAGATGATTTTCGTAAACAGTATGAGTGACCTTTTCCACGAGTCGGTTCCTGAAGACTACATCCAGAAAGTTTTTGCCGTTATGCAGAAGGCGCACTGGCACAAATTTCAAATTCTAACCAAGCGCGCCGATCGGCTTGCTCGCCTAGCCCAACGATTGTCATGGCCGACACACATTTGGCAAGGCGTATCGGTAGAGAGCAAGGCGTACGTCAATCGCGTCGCCCTACTCCGACAAGTTCCGACAGCTGTCAGGTTTTTATCCGTCGAGCCTCTACTTGGACCAATTCCCAACTTGCCACTGGACGGGATTCATTGGGTCATAGTCGGCGGTGAGAGCGGTCCCGGACATCGCCCTATTCGCGTGGAATGGGTGCGCGACATTAGGAAGCAGTGCGTTTCGGCTAACGTTCCGTTCTTCTTCAAACAATGGGGCGGGAGAACTCCGAAGTCTGGCGGCCGAAAGCTTGACGGGCGGTTCTGGAACCAGATGCCGCGCCTCGACCACACGTCTGCTGATAGGGATGAATGGTTATTAGAGCCTCGGACGGCCTAA
- a CDS encoding LLM class flavin-dependent oxidoreductase, whose amino-acid sequence MKFGMFVIGDNHPDAHKNLSAYYDEIVEQAQWAETLGYECFWFGEHHFDFAGVIPSPPVLMSVAARATKKIRLGVAVCLLPYRNPLFVAEEYAMVDVLSHGRLDFGVGRGTPPELAAFGVKEDNRDLLVESLEVVKMAWSEGKVSYRGKHHRIDGVSLNIRPAQKPTPPFFIAALSEGSYKVAGELGYPILGIPYASCKDISDLRTKIALYRETLASNRHDPKSFDVIQCFHTNVAATNAEADKNAKQGIAALLAARINVRPRSYDELYKERLVMVGDPQRSIEQIEEVRATGTNYIIFMMNFATLEQKKILESMEIMAKEVIPKFADA is encoded by the coding sequence ATGAAGTTCGGAATGTTCGTAATCGGCGACAATCATCCCGACGCGCACAAAAATCTGAGCGCTTACTACGACGAGATCGTGGAGCAGGCGCAGTGGGCCGAGACTCTAGGCTACGAATGCTTCTGGTTCGGCGAGCACCACTTCGATTTCGCCGGCGTCATCCCGTCGCCGCCGGTCCTCATGTCCGTCGCCGCCAGGGCCACGAAAAAAATCCGCCTGGGAGTCGCCGTTTGTCTTCTTCCTTACAGGAATCCGCTTTTCGTCGCCGAAGAATACGCCATGGTGGACGTGCTGAGCCATGGACGATTGGACTTCGGCGTCGGCAGAGGGACGCCGCCGGAGCTGGCGGCGTTCGGCGTCAAGGAAGATAACCGGGACTTGCTGGTGGAAAGCCTGGAAGTCGTGAAGATGGCCTGGAGCGAGGGAAAAGTTTCCTATCGAGGCAAGCATCATCGAATCGACGGCGTCTCTCTCAACATCAGGCCGGCGCAGAAGCCGACGCCGCCTTTCTTCATCGCCGCGCTGAGCGAAGGTTCGTACAAAGTCGCAGGCGAGCTGGGCTATCCCATCCTCGGCATTCCCTACGCGAGCTGCAAAGACATCTCCGACTTGAGGACGAAGATTGCATTGTACCGTGAGACCCTCGCAAGCAATCGCCACGATCCGAAATCATTCGATGTGATTCAGTGCTTTCATACGAACGTGGCCGCAACGAACGCCGAAGCCGATAAAAACGCCAAGCAAGGCATCGCTGCGCTCCTGGCGGCGCGTATAAATGTCAGGCCGAGGAGCTACGACGAGCTTTACAAGGAGCGGCTCGTGATGGTCGGCGATCCGCAGCGCTCGATCGAGCAGATCGAAGAGGTCCGCGCCACCGGGACTAACTACATTATCTTTATGATGAACTTCGCCACGCTGGAGCAGAAAAAAATTCTCGAGTCGATGGAGATCATGGCGAAGGAAGTCATTCCGAAGTTTGCGGACGCCTAG
- a CDS encoding TRAP transporter fused permease subunit: MIDDIATATKFRSLTGPARVVDRTLLFALTLVGAAWAGELHVLLNLTFFKEQFLGLFFALGMAGVFLHVKGRIGEPGDRVPWYDWLCSAGSLLTGGYILVMYPSIAYRLGILSPERWLLGALAVLLILEATRRVAGWALVWVAVPCILYAKFAYLFPGLFFAKGSSWERIASYLYLDASGILGVPLTVAAAVVVAFIFFGQALYAVGGDKFITDIALIGMGRYRGGSAKVSVISSSLFGTVSGSAVANVAVDGAITIPMMKRAGYPAHMAAAIEAVASNGGQITPPVMGAAAFLIAEFLNIPYGQVALAAAVPALLYYLALFTQVDLEAAKYGLGGLPAAELPKLRPVMRLGWVFLFPLAFLIYTLMFLNWEAGKAGIATVVLTFIVGALQKETRPTFKAIVTCIEETGRTLLDIVVITALAGVVIGALQLSGLTFKLSLILVTFSGGNVFLLLVFTALVCILLGMSLPTAVVYITLAVLVGPALTQLGVDPLAAHLFLFYFGMLSLITPPDCLATYTAAAIAHSDFWKTGWTGMRLGIAAYVVPFVFALHPALILKGALGEIVLAIATASIGIFLLAIGCAGYLFRALGWGKRGLFWLAGLLLLLPSWSGPWLIADAAGLALGVLLVVWEWNFMLRQAQHERKIPAASKLSRSP, translated from the coding sequence ATGATCGACGACATCGCAACTGCGACAAAGTTCCGCTCCTTGACCGGGCCGGCAAGGGTGGTTGACCGGACTCTCCTGTTTGCCCTCACGCTAGTTGGCGCGGCGTGGGCCGGAGAGCTCCACGTCCTCCTAAATCTTACCTTCTTCAAAGAGCAGTTCCTCGGGCTTTTCTTCGCCCTCGGAATGGCGGGCGTATTTCTTCACGTCAAGGGCCGGATAGGCGAGCCGGGCGACCGGGTGCCTTGGTACGACTGGTTGTGCTCGGCCGGCAGTCTCCTCACGGGCGGTTATATCCTGGTCATGTATCCATCGATCGCATACCGGCTCGGTATCCTCTCGCCGGAACGATGGCTACTTGGCGCGCTGGCTGTCCTTCTGATTCTCGAAGCCACACGCCGCGTCGCAGGATGGGCTCTCGTGTGGGTGGCGGTCCCGTGCATTCTGTACGCGAAGTTCGCTTATCTCTTCCCCGGCCTCTTCTTTGCGAAAGGCTCGTCGTGGGAGCGCATCGCGAGCTACCTGTATCTTGACGCCAGCGGTATCCTCGGGGTTCCTCTCACCGTTGCCGCGGCCGTTGTTGTGGCGTTTATCTTCTTCGGCCAGGCCCTCTACGCGGTCGGCGGCGACAAGTTCATCACGGATATAGCCTTGATCGGCATGGGACGGTATCGCGGCGGGTCGGCCAAGGTTTCTGTGATCTCCTCCAGTCTCTTCGGAACCGTCTCGGGCAGCGCGGTGGCCAACGTGGCGGTGGACGGCGCCATTACGATTCCCATGATGAAGCGGGCCGGCTATCCAGCCCACATGGCGGCGGCGATCGAAGCCGTCGCCTCGAACGGAGGACAAATAACTCCACCGGTCATGGGGGCGGCGGCGTTTCTCATCGCCGAGTTCCTCAATATTCCATACGGTCAGGTGGCTCTAGCGGCAGCGGTTCCCGCGTTGCTTTATTATCTTGCTCTCTTCACTCAGGTCGATCTGGAAGCAGCCAAGTATGGTCTCGGCGGGCTCCCGGCGGCGGAGTTGCCAAAGCTCCGGCCCGTCATGCGGCTTGGATGGGTTTTCCTTTTTCCGCTCGCGTTCCTGATCTACACGCTCATGTTCCTAAACTGGGAGGCGGGGAAAGCCGGGATAGCAACCGTGGTGCTGACCTTCATCGTTGGGGCGCTGCAAAAAGAAACTCGCCCGACCTTCAAAGCGATCGTAACCTGCATCGAAGAAACCGGGCGAACCCTCCTGGATATCGTCGTGATCACCGCGTTGGCCGGAGTCGTGATCGGCGCCCTCCAGCTTTCAGGCTTGACCTTCAAGCTCTCGCTGATCCTGGTGACCTTCTCGGGAGGCAACGTGTTTCTCCTTCTCGTCTTTACCGCCCTTGTCTGCATCCTCCTCGGAATGTCGTTGCCCACCGCAGTTGTGTACATCACCCTCGCGGTGCTGGTCGGACCCGCGCTGACTCAGCTCGGCGTGGACCCGCTCGCCGCGCATCTCTTCCTCTTCTACTTCGGCATGCTGTCGTTGATCACGCCGCCCGATTGTCTGGCCACGTACACGGCAGCCGCGATTGCTCACTCCGACTTTTGGAAGACCGGCTGGACCGGCATGCGGCTCGGCATCGCCGCCTACGTCGTCCCGTTTGTCTTCGCCCTCCATCCTGCCCTGATCCTCAAAGGAGCGCTGGGGGAAATCGTCCTTGCCATCGCCACCGCTTCCATAGGAATCTTCCTTCTCGCGATCGGTTGTGCCGGTTATCTTTTCCGCGCGTTGGGATGGGGAAAACGGGGCTTGTTCTGGCTCGCCGGGCTCCTCTTGTTGCTTCCTTCATGGAGCGGGCCGTGGCTCATCGCCGACGCCGCAGGCCTCGCCCTTGGCGTGTTGCTCGTTGTATGGGAATGGAATTTCATGCTTCGACAAGCTCAGCATGAACGGAAGATTCCAGCCGCTTCAAAGCTCAGCCGTTCGCCCTGA
- a CDS encoding TAXI family TRAP transporter solute-binding subunit, whose amino-acid sequence MRRFVIVSSFFILILLAGAAQAQQPPRSATIGTNTPGTLFYALASGVAKVASGASPVQVSVQPYTGTSTFLPLVNTGELDFGMVNGVDMGMAYVGPQKLSVGGRNPFPHVPNTRLVMRGSPLMTSAIVRKDSPIKTIHEIRGKRVTGEYPAHLAVWYNMFGILASAGLTWQDVKVVPVPAVNDGMDALVQGRADVSTHALGSAKVKEADATIGIRYVSIDCSPQGENRLRSAVPGYYARSLKAGASTGVVEDTCFETYDIYFITHHAASDQLVTAVLKAVWDNIGQLKPLHPGFDEWTRERAASADITIPYHPAAIKFYKEKGLWKPEMDRAQERALAQNR is encoded by the coding sequence ATGCGCCGCTTCGTCATTGTTTCTAGTTTCTTTATTCTGATCTTGTTGGCCGGCGCCGCCCAGGCGCAGCAACCTCCTCGCTCGGCCACGATCGGGACCAATACGCCTGGCACGCTCTTCTACGCGCTTGCCAGCGGGGTGGCCAAGGTGGCGAGCGGGGCTTCACCCGTTCAGGTCTCGGTTCAACCCTACACCGGGACCAGCACTTTTCTCCCGCTCGTCAATACCGGTGAGCTCGACTTCGGGATGGTGAACGGCGTCGATATGGGGATGGCCTATGTGGGACCTCAAAAGCTCAGCGTCGGCGGCAGAAACCCGTTCCCGCATGTTCCGAACACCCGGCTCGTCATGCGCGGTTCTCCGCTGATGACCTCCGCGATTGTGCGGAAGGACTCGCCCATCAAGACCATTCACGAGATCAGGGGTAAGCGGGTGACGGGCGAGTACCCCGCCCATCTAGCCGTCTGGTACAATATGTTCGGCATCCTCGCCAGCGCCGGCCTCACGTGGCAGGACGTGAAGGTTGTCCCGGTGCCGGCGGTCAACGATGGAATGGACGCGCTCGTCCAGGGTCGCGCCGACGTCAGCACGCACGCGCTCGGCTCCGCGAAGGTGAAAGAAGCCGATGCGACGATCGGAATTCGCTACGTCTCGATCGATTGCTCGCCGCAGGGCGAGAACCGTTTGCGCTCGGCCGTCCCGGGCTACTACGCACGCTCCCTCAAGGCCGGGGCCTCAACCGGTGTCGTCGAAGACACGTGCTTTGAAACCTACGACATCTATTTCATTACGCACCATGCTGCCTCCGACCAACTGGTGACCGCGGTCCTCAAAGCGGTCTGGGACAACATCGGTCAGCTCAAGCCGCTCCATCCGGGCTTCGACGAGTGGACACGTGAGCGCGCGGCATCTGCTGACATCACCATCCCCTATCATCCGGCAGCCATCAAGTTCTACAAAGAGAAAGGACTCTGGAAGCCGGAGATGGATCGAGCCCAGGAAAGGGCCCTGGCGCAGAATCGCTGA
- a CDS encoding (2Fe-2S)-binding protein has product MISLTVNGKAYKADVAPDTPLLWVLRDTLGLTGTKYGCGIAQCGACTVHVNGEPVRSCTAPVAQAAGKKVTTIEGLARDGSHPLQKAWIAEEVPQCGYCQSGQIMSAAALLAKNKSPSDADIDRAMSGNICRCGTYNRIRKAIHAAAATMRR; this is encoded by the coding sequence ATGATTTCATTGACCGTCAACGGCAAAGCTTACAAGGCGGACGTCGCGCCCGACACGCCCCTGCTGTGGGTATTGCGCGACACGCTCGGACTCACCGGCACCAAGTACGGCTGCGGCATCGCGCAATGCGGCGCCTGCACCGTGCACGTGAACGGCGAGCCGGTGCGTTCCTGCACGGCGCCGGTCGCTCAGGCGGCGGGCAAGAAGGTGACCACGATCGAAGGGCTCGCGCGCGACGGCAGCCATCCGCTGCAAAAGGCGTGGATCGCGGAGGAGGTGCCGCAGTGCGGCTACTGCCAGTCCGGGCAGATCATGTCGGCGGCGGCGCTGCTCGCCAAGAACAAGAGCCCGTCGGACGCCGACATCGACCGGGCGATGTCGGGCAACATCTGCCGCTGCGGCACTTACAACCGTATTCGCAAGGCGATCCACGCCGCGGCAGCCACGATGAGAAGATGA